In the genome of Fluviispira vulneris, one region contains:
- a CDS encoding RecB family exonuclease: protein MKKNFYEDSMFLCRHKSIKEFAMNFCAKQQVDENVNWSVVCERKEDLIVIRNQLFYQIEKYNPACEKTNSVMGISMYTLDSLARNFCATLASTNNKKIQSELPEFINKPYIDVVTQENFLEIILQLFGYTSSDTLPLAKQILSLIDTCWPKDLNFIQLMINTQEKEHIRSIQEINELALRQIMAVYQYATLELRNYARLQSLVNEYLQITFRSHLMNKETQAELELPIHFLKGHILWVSAPEYTGMEKSLKEEIPEHDCIKPGNFQSIIVHEFKNAILEAREILNFNTSVFYNSRTIISHKQNAQEFAKNNSQDINRTNISYWVADNKHSYFDQLKLTLADKNNLTLLADFDPGSFKETRSDAGGSYAITCNDIEAWQNNNINYTDSDKIFPKINDLFKNYLNAISLISKEDTLSYISNNYGLKYEKINNNSLLYFFKKNIENETIFLESPHPIAECPRALSYLNGENLPNKIIAAGRAHAPTSSSFHVKVLNNAISILRRQGVIIDLPASEIMYRGFWQNLCTQNIPIEFWLENSEELANFPSYLKPEKNILALGEKLPTYSHSHLYSRLNLLSQNPSFLIPDWKTRFFKTKDSISITEFERYILCPFQYFLSDFLAIKKIKNENLSIDNMAIGSKMHSIAEQIVTKLVITLGNKNYSSVMYEIYKNILENLKDENLFISPDKEIWHNLFISAIDKTNSKSGKQIITIFKDIIDLLWQFPESKKSLFEKNVERETVKRTFYRFLMLEKIFTENIPNKKTGVERERNIKLKLGQLTFIGKIDRIDATPDGLHIIDYKTSKASKQTQKLTLLPSKFKHTQSGYKLSVQGGLYSLAWAAQKLLNEEEDYHHCIKSFSLFQLKNLDEDKNIILEYEFSPPMVKDGPFYTQLYEEYSEYATNLAEGNFFPNPINSAQCTFCDYKSICPVSNKYIAENEESENDG from the coding sequence GTGAAGAAAAATTTTTATGAAGATTCAATGTTTCTGTGTCGCCATAAAAGCATAAAAGAATTTGCAATGAATTTTTGTGCGAAACAACAAGTTGATGAAAATGTGAATTGGTCTGTTGTTTGCGAAAGAAAAGAAGATCTCATTGTGATCCGTAATCAATTATTTTATCAAATTGAAAAGTACAATCCAGCATGTGAAAAAACGAATTCCGTGATGGGTATTTCTATGTACACACTTGATAGCCTAGCAAGAAATTTTTGTGCTACTCTAGCTTCAACAAATAATAAAAAAATACAATCAGAACTTCCAGAATTTATAAATAAACCTTATATAGATGTCGTAACTCAAGAAAATTTTCTTGAAATTATTCTACAATTATTTGGTTACACCAGCAGTGATACGCTTCCCCTTGCAAAACAAATACTTTCGCTCATCGATACATGTTGGCCAAAAGATTTAAATTTTATTCAATTGATGATCAACACCCAAGAAAAAGAACATATTCGTTCCATTCAAGAAATCAATGAATTAGCTCTCCGCCAAATAATGGCTGTCTACCAATATGCAACTTTAGAGTTAAGAAATTACGCCAGGTTGCAAAGTTTAGTAAATGAATATTTACAAATAACTTTTCGTTCTCACCTAATGAATAAAGAAACGCAAGCTGAATTAGAATTGCCAATTCATTTTTTAAAAGGTCATATATTATGGGTATCAGCACCAGAATATACCGGGATGGAAAAAAGTCTTAAAGAAGAAATCCCTGAACACGATTGCATCAAACCTGGGAATTTCCAAAGTATTATTGTCCATGAATTTAAAAATGCGATTCTTGAAGCTCGCGAAATTTTAAATTTCAATACAAGTGTTTTTTACAATTCAAGGACTATTATTTCTCATAAACAAAATGCGCAAGAATTTGCAAAAAATAATTCACAAGATATAAATCGAACAAATATCTCATATTGGGTTGCAGATAATAAACACAGCTATTTTGATCAGTTAAAATTGACTCTTGCAGATAAAAATAATCTCACGCTCTTAGCTGATTTTGACCCAGGAAGTTTTAAAGAAACACGATCCGATGCAGGAGGATCCTATGCAATTACATGCAACGACATTGAAGCATGGCAAAATAATAATATAAATTATACCGATTCAGATAAAATTTTTCCAAAAATAAATGATTTATTTAAAAATTATTTAAATGCCATTTCTCTGATTTCCAAAGAAGACACCCTAAGTTATATTTCTAATAATTATGGCTTAAAATATGAAAAAATCAACAATAATTCTCTTCTCTATTTTTTCAAAAAAAATATTGAAAATGAAACTATCTTCTTAGAAAGTCCTCACCCTATTGCAGAGTGTCCAAGAGCTCTCTCCTATCTTAATGGAGAAAACCTTCCGAATAAAATTATCGCTGCTGGACGCGCTCATGCCCCTACCTCTTCAAGTTTTCATGTCAAAGTCCTTAACAATGCAATTTCTATTTTACGCAGGCAAGGTGTTATTATTGATCTTCCAGCTAGTGAAATCATGTATCGAGGTTTTTGGCAAAATTTATGCACACAGAACATTCCAATCGAGTTTTGGCTTGAAAATAGTGAAGAACTCGCAAATTTTCCTAGTTATTTAAAACCAGAGAAGAATATTTTAGCCTTGGGTGAAAAGCTTCCTACTTATTCGCACTCACATCTATATTCACGATTGAACCTATTGAGTCAAAATCCAAGCTTTTTAATACCGGATTGGAAAACTCGCTTTTTCAAGACAAAAGATTCTATTTCAATCACAGAGTTTGAGCGTTATATATTGTGTCCCTTCCAATATTTTCTCTCAGATTTTTTAGCAATAAAAAAAATAAAAAATGAGAATTTAAGTATTGACAATATGGCTATTGGTAGCAAAATGCACAGTATTGCTGAGCAGATTGTTACAAAGTTGGTTATAACATTAGGTAACAAAAATTATAGCTCTGTTATGTATGAAATTTATAAAAATATTCTTGAAAACTTAAAGGACGAAAATCTCTTTATAAGTCCTGATAAAGAAATATGGCACAATTTATTTATATCTGCAATTGACAAAACAAATAGTAAATCTGGTAAACAAATTATAACAATTTTTAAAGATATAATAGATCTTCTCTGGCAATTTCCCGAATCCAAAAAAAGTCTGTTTGAAAAAAATGTGGAAAGAGAAACAGTAAAGAGAACATTTTATCGTTTTCTTATGCTCGAAAAAATCTTTACTGAAAATATTCCTAATAAAAAAACAGGAGTGGAACGTGAACGAAATATTAAACTTAAACTCGGACAATTAACTTTTATTGGAAAAATTGATAGGATCGATGCAACTCCGGATGGCTTGCATATTATTGACTATAAAACCTCAAAGGCCTCGAAGCAAACACAAAAATTAACTTTACTGCCCTCAAAATTTAAACACACTCAATCAGGTTATAAATTAAGTGTACAAGGAGGACTTTATTCTTTGGCATGGGCAGCACAAAAGCTGTTAAATGAAGAAGAAGATTATCATCATTGTATAAAGTCTTTTTCTCTTTTTCAACTTAAAAATTTAGATGAAGATAAAAATATCATTCTTGAATATGAGTTTTCTCCACCGATGGTAAAAGATGGACCATTTTATACTCAACTTTATGAAGAATATAGCGAATATGCAACTAATTTAGCAGAAGGAAATTTCTTCCCAAATCCAATTAATTCTGCACAATGCACATTTTGCGATTATAAAAGCATCTGCCCCGTTTCAAACAAATATATTGCTGAAAATGAAGAAAGCGAAAACGATGGCTGA
- a CDS encoding UvrD-helicase domain-containing protein → MAELTLEQKSCIEFYPNKSDQQQHLIIEAGAGAGKTQVLTERIFWLLNHKNPAIAVNPSKLFVVTFSKDAAKEISERVENKLRIEQKSKDLFPLIHISTIDSFFAELVQCIYPTWWGTQISLHKINSMPPKLQLVNENIVCQELDRALSNYFKNNSFNEFQKFSAIDFILSGGFKKGYQKNKGTLENLLSTMCSENFLSASENEIRISAQKIHPATLFLLLDMHKISRDQYLLRLLKGELTYADKTVFLKENLKSNIPIQIQELIVDEYQDTNHIQHTILSHLVNECQARMVVVGDPKQSIYGFRSASVDVFQNLKKNRAWKHIELKKNFRSTPALLKEINKLANITFSWTDPKLSNTFINSYFYKESLNKFIEDNPLEVGDTRLQTNPTKELFHINSFEDYTIDYSSSVFLVSASLNTARLSNAENIAILNADKSSLKDYAITYYAHYLKSFKDNSIYKWSDFVFLCETNNDVIYITEKLKALNIPIKCKAKNTQAKQDQQELNVALALAKTLAFESDSYDLYQIMQSSLSPYTHIETENYFVQFKYGLNPENRILSLIHSYQKIAKENFYKAWQLLRWSIVDLHENQSEKLLASVFCAKMDPFAKTLIIKLSSPSFNRSLLNKIDEKLKQNTARNFDHFFPDSIENWDIHAFNTEIDQSTDALEVKTVHSAKGLQWKIVCFLPNCSNDKSYGKFTVAQSSKTLDISWLQDDDNSLSVMKRIKNIYFNEEDHSIEYKKDGSLNKIHWFAKLRNKVEKDFERQRVFYTAFTRAQCHLILFQPIRGKKKGIRDNIHELKSNETSVQSFLETEVFLKYLDSHFMLRTPEKLKGKGSRNLPAPIPPEPWYQENENTPKLYLSKCHNISYYEFGPNFYSFYKEKLKFLNEISTPNRKNEEPHSVSYILGPKIEAQLETINKANFSESLLSPEKEDLHTILAQLKLQRMQITKGILYHAAAENKKSKKSSLLNFLERNSYQTFHELEIWSKREDKMHFLNSARNILDFLSLYKLADFVKTDFEYVYDFALEKSLKVQEAIRESSPETTIALIVDFKTGKKDPEHLHQIRNYMNIIDKNSLARIDVKSKRDRQYLILSALCYNKNVDEKEESCWEDLNLPKRQLATGESLYLFK, encoded by the coding sequence ATGGCTGAACTCACTTTAGAACAAAAAAGTTGTATAGAATTTTATCCAAATAAATCTGATCAACAACAACATCTCATTATTGAAGCCGGAGCAGGAGCAGGGAAAACCCAAGTTCTAACAGAACGGATTTTTTGGTTATTGAATCATAAAAATCCTGCAATAGCTGTCAATCCAAGTAAACTTTTTGTAGTAACTTTTTCAAAGGATGCAGCAAAAGAAATTTCGGAGAGAGTTGAAAATAAATTGCGAATAGAGCAGAAATCAAAAGATCTATTCCCTCTTATTCATATTTCTACTATAGATAGTTTTTTTGCAGAACTTGTACAATGTATTTACCCTACCTGGTGGGGTACTCAAATTTCTTTGCATAAAATAAACTCCATGCCTCCTAAACTTCAACTCGTTAATGAAAATATAGTTTGCCAAGAGCTTGATCGAGCGCTATCAAATTATTTTAAAAATAATTCATTTAATGAATTTCAAAAATTTTCTGCTATTGATTTTATTTTATCTGGGGGTTTTAAAAAAGGCTATCAAAAAAATAAAGGTACATTAGAAAATCTATTATCAACAATGTGCAGTGAAAACTTCCTATCGGCAAGTGAAAATGAAATCCGAATTTCAGCTCAAAAAATTCATCCAGCAACACTATTTCTATTATTAGATATGCATAAAATATCCAGAGATCAATACCTATTAAGATTGTTAAAAGGTGAGCTCACTTATGCAGACAAAACAGTTTTTTTAAAAGAAAATTTAAAAAGTAATATTCCAATACAAATACAGGAACTCATAGTCGATGAGTATCAAGACACAAATCATATCCAACATACGATTTTATCTCACCTTGTCAATGAATGCCAAGCACGAATGGTAGTCGTAGGAGACCCAAAGCAAAGTATTTATGGATTCCGTAGTGCAAGTGTTGATGTTTTTCAAAATTTAAAAAAGAATCGTGCTTGGAAACACATTGAGCTTAAAAAGAATTTCCGCTCAACACCAGCCCTTTTAAAAGAAATTAACAAACTTGCAAACATTACATTCTCTTGGACTGATCCAAAGCTTTCCAATACTTTTATCAATTCATATTTTTATAAAGAATCTTTAAATAAATTCATTGAAGACAATCCACTTGAAGTTGGTGATACTAGACTACAAACGAATCCTACCAAAGAATTATTTCACATTAATTCTTTTGAGGATTATACTATTGATTATTCATCCTCTGTATTCTTAGTCTCAGCGTCACTGAACACTGCACGCTTAAGTAACGCTGAAAATATTGCAATATTGAATGCCGACAAGTCATCTCTCAAAGATTATGCGATCACTTATTACGCTCATTATTTAAAATCTTTCAAAGATAATTCAATTTATAAATGGTCAGATTTTGTTTTTTTATGTGAAACAAATAATGATGTTATTTATATCACCGAAAAGCTGAAAGCATTAAATATACCTATTAAATGCAAAGCAAAAAACACTCAAGCTAAACAGGATCAGCAAGAGCTAAATGTAGCTTTGGCCTTAGCAAAAACTTTGGCATTTGAAAGTGATTCATATGATTTATATCAAATCATGCAAAGCTCACTTTCTCCATATACGCATATTGAAACAGAAAATTATTTTGTCCAATTTAAATATGGACTTAACCCTGAAAATCGCATTTTAAGTTTAATTCATTCTTATCAAAAAATCGCGAAAGAGAATTTTTATAAAGCCTGGCAATTATTGCGATGGAGTATTGTTGATTTACATGAGAATCAATCTGAAAAATTACTTGCTTCTGTGTTCTGTGCAAAAATGGATCCTTTTGCTAAAACTCTCATTATTAAACTTTCTTCTCCATCATTCAATAGATCACTCTTGAATAAAATAGATGAAAAATTGAAGCAGAACACTGCTAGAAATTTCGATCATTTTTTTCCAGATTCTATTGAAAATTGGGATATTCATGCATTCAATACAGAAATCGATCAATCAACCGATGCTTTGGAAGTTAAAACTGTCCACTCCGCAAAAGGGTTACAGTGGAAAATTGTTTGTTTCTTACCAAATTGTTCTAATGATAAAAGCTATGGGAAATTTACTGTCGCACAATCATCAAAAACACTTGATATATCTTGGTTACAAGACGATGATAATTCTCTTTCAGTAATGAAGAGAATTAAAAATATTTACTTCAATGAAGAAGATCACTCTATTGAATATAAAAAAGACGGTAGCTTAAATAAAATTCATTGGTTTGCAAAATTAAGAAATAAAGTTGAAAAAGATTTTGAACGTCAAAGAGTTTTTTACACAGCATTCACTCGAGCACAGTGTCATCTTATTTTATTTCAACCCATTCGCGGCAAGAAAAAGGGAATTCGTGATAATATTCATGAATTAAAAAGCAATGAAACATCTGTACAAAGTTTTTTGGAAACAGAGGTTTTCTTAAAATATTTAGACAGTCATTTTATGCTAAGAACTCCTGAAAAATTAAAAGGAAAAGGCTCGAGAAATTTACCTGCCCCCATTCCACCAGAACCTTGGTATCAAGAAAATGAAAATACACCAAAATTATATTTATCTAAGTGTCATAATATATCTTATTATGAATTTGGTCCAAATTTCTACTCATTTTATAAAGAGAAATTAAAATTCCTTAATGAAATTTCAACACCCAACAGGAAAAATGAAGAACCACATTCTGTCAGCTATATATTAGGCCCTAAAATTGAGGCACAACTCGAAACAATTAATAAAGCAAATTTTTCTGAATCTTTACTTTCTCCTGAAAAGGAAGATTTACATACAATTTTAGCTCAATTAAAATTGCAAAGAATGCAAATTACAAAAGGAATTCTTTATCATGCCGCTGCTGAAAATAAAAAATCAAAAAAATCTTCACTTTTAAACTTTTTAGAAAGAAACTCCTACCAAACATTTCATGAACTTGAAATTTGGTCAAAACGTGAAGATAAAATGCATTTTTTAAATTCAGCGCGAAATATCCTCGATTTTCTCTCTTTGTATAAGCTCGCGGATTTTGTGAAGACGGACTTTGAATATGTTTATGATTTTGCTCTTGAAAAAAGTCTAAAAGTGCAAGAAGCAATTCGTGAAAGCTCTCCCGAAACCACCATTGCTCTGATAGTCGATTTTAAAACAGGAAAAAAAGACCCAGAGCATCTTCATCAAATCCGTAACTATATGAATATTATAGACAAAAATTCCCTTGCCCGTATTGATGTCAAATCTAAAAGAGACCGCCAATACCTTATCCTGAGTGCTCTTTGCTACAATAAAAATGTCGATGAAAAAGAGGAATCTTGTTGGGAGGATCTAAATTTGCCAAAGCGTCAATTGGCGACAGGAGAATCACTTTATTTGTTTAAATAG
- a CDS encoding DNA-processing protein DprA, protein MQKNSTNKELSPQDLWLLQVNLTPLERAHALDYLLNKSTPIDFTSLVSHCCSSREKQKKLLQNYQLLPNISSTNEPHLFTRAQFESTLSKKIPHPNLLAIQYLGNPEILNSPKIAIIGSRRPTLYGREQAYRFAKELALKGCTIVSGGAIGIDTTAQAVGLQYGKSCCVLGNGLLNPYPPSNTQLFLDLKKSIQGLILSEFCLRECAQKWNFPQRNITIASMADFVLVIEATLTSGSLITAHAACELGIDVGAIPGSIDSINSVGCHELIKNGAFCIQKPQDILQRIKINN, encoded by the coding sequence ATGCAAAAAAACTCCACTAATAAAGAACTAAGTCCTCAAGATCTGTGGCTATTGCAGGTCAATTTAACTCCCTTGGAAAGGGCTCATGCTCTCGACTATCTATTAAATAAATCAACACCAATTGATTTCACATCCCTCGTTTCACACTGTTGTTCCAGTAGAGAAAAACAAAAAAAACTCTTACAAAATTATCAATTGCTACCAAATATATCTTCTACAAATGAACCTCATTTGTTCACCCGTGCTCAATTCGAGAGCACTTTATCAAAAAAGATCCCACACCCGAATTTATTAGCAATACAGTATCTTGGAAATCCCGAGATCCTAAATTCGCCAAAAATTGCTATTATAGGCTCACGCAGACCCACTTTATATGGAAGAGAACAAGCCTATCGCTTCGCAAAAGAACTTGCACTCAAAGGCTGTACGATAGTTTCGGGCGGTGCTATTGGCATAGACACAACAGCTCAAGCAGTCGGCCTCCAATATGGAAAATCATGTTGTGTCTTAGGAAATGGACTTTTAAATCCCTACCCCCCTAGCAATACCCAACTTTTTCTAGATTTAAAAAAATCAATTCAGGGACTTATTTTAAGTGAATTTTGCCTAAGAGAATGTGCCCAGAAATGGAATTTCCCACAAAGAAATATCACGATAGCGTCGATGGCTGACTTTGTTCTTGTGATTGAAGCAACCCTAACGAGTGGAAGTCTAATCACTGCGCATGCTGCATGTGAACTTGGAATTGATGTTGGTGCTATTCCTGGAAGCATTGACAGTATTAATAGCGTAGGCTGTCATGAGCTCATAAAAAATGGTGCTTTTTGTATTCAAAAACCACAAGATATTTTACAAAGAATCAAAATAAATAATTAA
- a CDS encoding S8 family serine peptidase encodes MIDYTKSSAGFDINLSIPNTITGNNVRVLIADSGVDFNHPNLQDSLLSDSSLDFLQTPIAENMNPEVHIGLTEKDTESNHGTSVAGIIAARPLGNDFTGIAPRVKIGSANLISVLNNKNTVSLINDRLKTYDYALKKKYNIINESFGGSFLGYYSENDKKENFIINNTIKNSYKLSNSSEGFIIVKSGGNYTCNSDKALNSKNMDEYLIYNGVTTLTEEQKLYFKSLRPTMSQVNLISSNPYTISVANAMSHGIINNSSSIGANLWITAFGGNNQSAQKNDNLRSAVAKSDLNEEKNLPAIFTTRIHNNPFNYDFIFDTRKLPTEMRNNYTISFSGTSAAAPMVTGVIALMLEANPNLSLRDVKYILAKTANHSKVSQFQPKPYCIKVLEDLKHFHDNFNDFWDEDQWIVNHSAEKFHFSYYYGFGLIDANRAIEEARKISEYPKFIGRAEEFVFEKEFSEYIGPNESKVFEINVPKKIKIESIQVTPVIDIAQADGIGIKIESPSQTKSILLYPGNSLFKQKNNNLGALNYPIFYMHQLTQNDESNLSYLSNAFYQESSKGLWKVTILNSTKEPYENETLDFFYLNAGMKGIRIKIIGQEIN; translated from the coding sequence ATGATAGATTATACAAAATCAAGCGCTGGATTTGATATAAATCTATCTATACCTAACACAATTACTGGCAATAATGTAAGAGTTTTAATTGCAGACAGTGGTGTCGATTTTAATCATCCAAACTTGCAAGATAGTCTATTATCTGACAGCTCACTTGATTTTTTGCAAACACCTATTGCTGAAAATATGAATCCAGAAGTCCATATCGGCCTCACTGAAAAGGATACAGAATCTAACCATGGAACCAGTGTCGCTGGCATTATTGCTGCAAGGCCACTTGGAAATGATTTTACAGGTATAGCGCCTAGAGTAAAAATAGGTTCAGCAAACTTAATAAGTGTTTTAAACAATAAAAACACGGTTTCTTTAATCAATGATAGACTAAAAACCTATGATTATGCTTTGAAAAAAAAATACAATATTATTAATGAAAGCTTTGGTGGCTCATTTTTAGGTTATTACAGTGAAAATGATAAAAAAGAAAATTTTATTATAAATAATACAATAAAAAACAGCTATAAATTATCAAACAGTTCTGAAGGGTTTATCATTGTAAAATCTGGAGGGAATTACACTTGCAATTCTGATAAAGCTTTAAATTCAAAAAATATGGATGAGTATCTGATTTATAATGGAGTTACAACATTAACTGAAGAGCAAAAGTTATACTTTAAATCGTTACGTCCTACTATGTCTCAAGTGAATTTAATTAGTTCAAATCCGTATACTATTTCTGTTGCAAATGCTATGTCGCATGGAATTATAAATAACTCTTCTAGTATTGGCGCAAACCTTTGGATAACAGCCTTTGGTGGTAATAATCAAAGTGCGCAAAAAAATGACAATCTTCGCTCAGCTGTGGCAAAAAGTGATTTAAATGAGGAAAAAAATTTACCTGCAATTTTCACAACGCGAATCCATAATAATCCTTTTAATTATGATTTCATCTTTGATACTCGTAAATTACCAACTGAAATGAGAAATAATTATACAATAAGTTTTTCAGGTACTTCTGCAGCAGCACCTATGGTGACTGGAGTGATTGCACTTATGTTAGAAGCTAATCCAAATTTATCTTTACGCGATGTAAAATATATTTTAGCAAAGACAGCCAATCATTCCAAAGTATCCCAATTTCAACCAAAGCCATACTGTATAAAAGTTTTAGAAGATCTGAAACATTTTCATGATAATTTTAATGATTTTTGGGATGAAGATCAATGGATCGTTAATCATTCAGCAGAAAAATTTCATTTTAGTTATTATTATGGATTTGGTCTAATCGATGCGAATAGAGCAATAGAGGAAGCTCGTAAAATAAGTGAATATCCAAAATTTATCGGAAGAGCAGAGGAATTTGTTTTTGAAAAAGAGTTTTCTGAATATATCGGACCGAATGAAAGCAAAGTTTTTGAAATTAATGTACCAAAAAAAATTAAGATTGAATCAATACAAGTTACACCTGTTATTGATATTGCACAAGCAGATGGGATTGGTATAAAAATAGAATCTCCTTCTCAAACTAAAAGTATATTATTATATCCAGGAAATTCATTGTTTAAGCAAAAAAATAACAATTTAGGTGCTCTTAACTATCCAATTTTCTATATGCATCAATTAACACAGAACGATGAATCAAATTTATCTTACTTATCAAATGCTTTTTATCAGGAGTCATCTAAAGGTTTATGGAAAGTAACGATATTAAATAGCACTAAAGAACCATACGAAAATGAGACGCTCGATTTTTTTTATTTGAATGCCGGAATGAAAGGAATTAGAATTAAAATAATAGGGCAAGAAATTAATTAA
- a CDS encoding FmdB family zinc ribbon protein → MPIYVYEPTIWSENELVNDCCFFDSLQSLNSEPLKTCPTCGHAVHRAVAAFNINSQAQTSSAVANNYSVFDKSKGDSPAAKAARLAMRHVCGMGCKH, encoded by the coding sequence TTGCCAATATATGTTTACGAACCTACAATTTGGTCCGAAAATGAGCTTGTTAATGATTGCTGTTTTTTCGACTCCTTACAATCACTCAATTCCGAACCACTAAAAACGTGCCCAACTTGCGGTCACGCAGTTCATCGAGCAGTCGCTGCTTTTAATATTAACTCTCAAGCACAGACTTCAAGCGCTGTAGCAAATAATTATTCGGTCTTTGACAAATCCAAAGGAGACTCCCCGGCTGCAAAAGCTGCGCGCTTAGCTATGCGGCATGTCTGTGGGATGGGATGTAAACATTAA
- a CDS encoding MltA domain-containing protein, which produces MLQYRKISIIIIFILLFNSCKTVQEKDKYYFKKEDWDDAPINEGDNKKETLITSLEKNIQWLTKKSNSSYFQLKDIKFSTESYLCSSKKLLESLKNNENILLSLKNNFDLYKVYSDDNQDILYTGYYIPVAEASEKHSKIYQTPVYKTPPDLVSVYLQDFNPIYKGKVLRGRVQKNQLIPYWTREEIVDKEVLSRKNLEIAWVKNKVDLFFIEIQGSGLLTFENGKKKYIHYSSQNGRDYSPIGALLFKEGHLEKSKITMQSIREWLEKNPNEKSRVLNYNKSFVFFSLENDGPYGNINVKLTEERSIAADQSIYPAGTLTLLDFKMPPSLKTETNLQDLQPEQFRQLAFVQDTGGAIKGAQRIDVFWGEGNHAGEIAGVTQQNGNIFILVPKNVCNP; this is translated from the coding sequence ATGCTACAATACAGAAAGATATCCATAATAATAATTTTTATTTTACTATTCAATTCTTGCAAAACTGTTCAAGAAAAAGATAAATATTATTTTAAAAAAGAAGATTGGGATGATGCCCCTATTAATGAAGGAGATAATAAAAAAGAAACTCTTATCACTTCTCTTGAAAAGAATATACAATGGCTTACTAAAAAAAGTAACAGTTCTTATTTTCAATTAAAAGATATTAAATTCTCTACTGAAAGTTATTTATGTTCAAGTAAAAAATTACTAGAATCACTCAAAAATAATGAAAATATACTTTTATCTCTAAAAAATAATTTTGACTTATATAAAGTATATTCTGATGATAACCAAGATATTTTATATACTGGTTATTATATTCCTGTTGCAGAAGCATCCGAAAAACATTCTAAAATATATCAAACGCCAGTTTATAAAACGCCACCTGATTTAGTTTCAGTGTATTTACAAGACTTTAACCCTATTTATAAAGGGAAAGTATTAAGAGGGCGTGTACAAAAAAACCAACTCATACCCTATTGGACAAGAGAAGAAATCGTCGATAAGGAAGTTTTATCAAGAAAAAATCTAGAAATTGCATGGGTCAAGAACAAAGTTGATTTATTTTTTATTGAAATACAAGGTTCTGGTTTATTAACATTTGAAAATGGTAAGAAAAAATACATTCATTACTCTTCACAAAATGGAAGAGATTACAGTCCAATAGGTGCTTTATTATTCAAAGAAGGACATTTAGAGAAATCAAAAATCACTATGCAAAGCATTCGTGAATGGCTTGAAAAAAATCCAAATGAAAAAAGTCGTGTGTTAAATTATAATAAATCATTTGTATTTTTTTCACTAGAAAATGATGGGCCATATGGAAATATTAATGTAAAACTCACAGAAGAAAGAAGCATAGCAGCTGATCAAAGCATTTACCCTGCTGGTACTTTAACTTTACTCGATTTCAAAATGCCACCTTCATTAAAAACAGAAACTAACTTACAAGATCTCCAACCTGAGCAATTTAGACAATTAGCTTTTGTCCAAGATACAGGTGGTGCTATTAAAGGTGCTCAACGAATTGATGTTTTCTGGGGGGAAGGCAATCATGCTGGAGAAATTGCTGGAGTAACCCAACAAAATGGCAATATATTTATTTTAGTTCCAAAAAATGTTTGCAATCCATAG